The following nucleotide sequence is from Aedes aegypti strain LVP_AGWG chromosome 3, AaegL5.0 Primary Assembly, whole genome shotgun sequence.
AGTTTCTTAATCTCAATTTTATCGTTTAACGTAACTCCACGACGAGGACTTTCCATGATCCTTTATTTCTACATTGACCTCCTTCAGTCGATCGCGAATCTGATCACAGATCGCAAACAGTCTCCGATCCTTACTGTCCATGGCTTGAACTCTTATAGCACCCCTGATTTGCACCATACTCTCAATCACTTGTTCAATCGAATGGCCGTCCCCACTACCAGAACTTATTTTCCGTTCCTCATCAAACTCCAGCAGTCCAAACAGTGTCAACTTACCTCGAATATAATTCATCATTGCTTGAACCACTCCGCTTTCCGATGCCACAATTGCCGCGTCCCCACTGTTTCCCTGATTGATCGATTTATTGACCGTGGATGCCAGATCGCCCAAGCTGGTCACGACACTGGCGGTGTTGAAATCATTACGCAGAAATTCCTCAATTTTCTCATCGACCTCCTGAACCTTCCCGTGGAGTGCGCCCGAATCGATCATTCCCGCTGGTTTCACCCCTTCAACGTAAGCTCTGCAATCGCCGAAGAACGaacggaatttcttcaggacgTTCGTTGCCACCGTCATGGAATCATCGCCAAATTCTATCACGCTTCGATAGTGCGACAACAGACACAGCATCCGGAACTCGTCGGCCGAGTATTTGCCCATCAACTCCCCTATGCTTACCGTATTCTTCAACGATTTGGACATCTTGTGCGTTTGGCCTTCCAGGTGTAGCTGACCGGTGTGGATCCAATAGTGAACCCAATCGTCCACTCCATGGTAGCAGCAGCTCTGCGCTTCCTCGTTCTCGTGATGAGGGAACCTCAGGTCTAGTCCTCCGGCGTGGAAGTCCAGCTGACGGCCGAAGATCTGCGTTGCCAGGGTTGAACACTCGATGTGCCAGCCGGGTCTACCTAGGCCAAAAGGCGATGGCCACGAGGGTTCCCCAGGTTTAGCGGCCTTCCAGAGGGCAAAGTCTGCTGCGGACTTTTTGGATTCTGGTGAAGATTGTTGTTCTGTGGGGATGTTCTGCAGTTTTCCGTACTGAGGATAATTGGCAGTTTCGAAGTAGACGGAACCATCTGAAGATTTGTACGCGTAGTTTTTGGCGATCAGTTGTTCTATGAAAGCAACTATTCTAGGAATGTGATCAGTAACACGTAGTTTTATGTCTGGAGGACGGACGTTCAGTCGCTGTAGATCGGTCCAGAACTCCTGCTCGTAATGGCGTGCGATGTCGGTCCAAGGCTTGCCGACTTCGGCGGCGCGTCGAATGATTTTGTCGTCGATGTCGGTGATGTTCATCGCAGTTACCAAACGCAGGCCAAAGTGATCTTTAAGAATGCGCTGGAGGATGTCCAGCCGGACGTAGCAGCTGGCATGGCCGATGTGGGCCGAATCGTACACCGTTGGGCCACAGGTGTAGAATGACGTGATTCGAGCTGGCGATGGCAGTTGGAGAGGAACTTTTTCTCGAAAGCGGCAAGAGTAAATGCGTATGGCGGCGTCCGAATTGTGAACTTTGGTACAGAAGCGCCTTGTGAGGCGCAGATGATGCATCATCACCTGAAACTGAGAGGAGGACTGTTTAAATAtgcaaagtttaaattttcacctatatggattcgcattatgcgctTTACATAGTGCACTCTTTATCGACTTTTACTAGAtacttttctgttttttttcgttgttggtctttttcgtgctgagattgcaaaaagcttaatcctgacTAGTTTTGGTAGTATCTACGGTTGGGATAGCTCAGATCAATGTTCATACCCGTAATGCAGGTAGATCACCTTTACGTGGTGCTTACGAGTTACTACCTAGACAGTAGgcgcttaaggtgattatagaacgaggccacacctcaaattttcaagagcacaagacttgagaaccaaacagcgcttcgcattgaaaatctatctcaatggtcaccaccagcaagcaagcaatttgattggttttcaacgtgaACTGTACAACGAGTACCAACCAGCGCTTTCCAAGTCATACTTGTTACTTTTCCAAGTCATACTTGTTACTTACTTGGGCTTATTCTCCGAGAAGGGTGAGGTGAGAGTTGTCGGCCTCATATATTATggatccaacaaaaataaagacaaacattttttttaaatatattttttctcaatctccaagcgtcgcgactaatatttgaatagtgcgctgagttcataaacatcgtatgaatgcagcgccacacatgtcattatgacatttatgtcgggaacgagtcacacgtcacgtgtcccacacgcgcgttccgatttagtgggcgcgcgacaatagCGAGGAGACAATACTCGATTCGAATGAAGTGACTTATATATGTATCGTATACAAGACCAAGAATTTTCACATTatgccactcgtagaataaacccaacttATTCGTATCGCTTCATTAAAGAGAGTAATATGAGAAGTATACTATTGGACGCCAGGAAGAGATATCGCTTAAATCAATGTTAATGCCACGATTTTTTCACTTAAAGTTTTAGCTTTTTGCAAATCTTAATATTTGAGGGAACAGAAATTAAGCTTGAAGAACTGCCACAGTTCTGAAGAAGAATTATTCCCAGAGAGATGCATTAATTGCAACGAAAATCATTTAATAATTCAGCCGCAGAATCAaactatgaaatttgtaaaaatcatgattattgcgatcgacattacttctgtaaaataaGAATTTGCTAGGccctttcataaaaaaatactagCTACGCCAAAGCttcttaaagctagttttttttattatatttttttcttgatatttttgagattATTCTTATGTTCCACAAAGTTATTTCTATCGATGAAATACGCATTTTTTAagaagacaagacatcaaaaattTATCTTTGATATTTTTGGAGTTATGTGGCACTTTATGCTGAAAAATCAACTAACATTCCTCTAGAATTTAAAGGGGCAACATTTTTAGCTTGCATTTGAAAGAGTAACCCAACAGCTATCAAATCCGTGGGAACTAACACTGGGCCCTATTTTCCTTGACTGCAAAATATGATCTGTTAATGATAGAAAATTAGAATTAGAATATATTATGCAAAATTGTCAAGGATGTGGATCTCAATTTGCtcctatttttgcatttttttttatttttatgttgtt
It contains:
- the LOC5580242 gene encoding probable cysteine--tRNA ligase, mitochondrial, whose protein sequence is MMHHLRLTRRFCTKVHNSDAAIRIYSCRFREKVPLQLPSPARITSFYTCGPTVYDSAHIGHASCYVRLDILQRILKDHFGLRLVTAMNITDIDDKIIRRAAEVGKPWTDIARHYEQEFWTDLQRLNVRPPDIKLRVTDHIPRIVAFIEQLIAKNYAYKSSDGSVYFETANYPQYGKLQNIPTEQQSSPESKKSAADFALWKAAKPGEPSWPSPFGLGRPGWHIECSTLATQIFGRQLDFHAGGLDLRFPHHENEEAQSCCYHGVDDWVHYWIHTGQLHLEGQTHKMSKSLKNTVSIGELMGKYSADEFRMLCLLSHYRSVIEFGDDSMTVATNVLKKFRSFFGDCRAYVEGVKPAGMIDSGALHGKVQEVDEKIEEFLRNDFNTASVVTSLGDLASTVNKSINQGNSGDAAIVASESGVVQAMMNYIRGKLTLFGLLEFDEERKISSGSGDGHSIEQVIESMVQIRGAIRVQAMDSKDRRLFAICDQIRDRLKEVNVEIKDHGKSSSWSYVKR